The Rhododendron vialii isolate Sample 1 chromosome 1a, ASM3025357v1 region GAATTAGCAAAAACCAGGGGATATTCTTGGGCGTGCTCTGAAATTGGATCTAATGAAGGCATAGTATTCTGTTTACTGGGATTTTCTGTTTGAGGTTATGGCTGCTATACGGTTTCCTAACCTTTTTATTCACTGGACAAGCCAATGGGTCACCACTGCCATGTTCTCAATTGTTACTATAAATGAAAGTTTTGAGGTGTATTTTTTAGTAAAACGATGCTTCATTGTTTACTATAAataaacaatgaagtccagtccaaaaaaaaattcaaaatttaaccCTAGACATTTGAGAAACTTCGATCACAACCGTACATCACCGTCATCCATCAAATTCAGAACAGAtcacacccaccaccaccatgcagCCGTCGCCAACCACCACTGGTGAAGCAGCATAGAACCCAACAGAAACAGATCTGCCTTTCAGCAAAGTTGTGAGTGCCCATGGGGGGATTTTCCTATCATCCTAAAAGCCAAATCTTGGCATCTCTCATCTTATATTTTGCAATGATCTTTTTCCGCTCTGTGAAGCTGATTGTCAGTCTTTTACTCTTATCATCTTTTGGAGGACTTTTACTAGGGTCTGGGTTAAAGCCTAATTTGGGGAAGAGCTTTGTAGTGTACGAAGGGGTGGCTTTCGATCTTAAGCTGTAGTTAAAGTCCATTTTGGATGTCCTTGAAGACTCTTTGGCAGTAAAATACACAGGAGTTCCTCTCATCACATCTATATTGCATTCATAGGACTTCTAACAACTGGTGGATAGAATTCTGAAGAGGGTTCAATCTTGGGCAAACAAACTTCTCCCTTACGGAGgtaataataaagtttgttgtaacgaacgctatgaatgcaagctaataacgagaaattgaaaactaaacaagaaatcacaaagacacaagatatacgtggttccccaagatgggtacgtccacgggcgaggagagagaggattcactaaccaacgtgaagaagagatacaaagagccggctataatccgtaactctagaaaggccataatatgaaagcccaaaagataattcctagaagtcccccaaaagccctatttataataggctacaaaaacaggaacaacataattaaccaatgtgggactaaagaatacaaggcattcctaacaattctccaccttgacttgaattccactgaaccaaatcaccaaatatagctatccccttctaacctctcactcgccaaatgcccccgaggggcgatcaactgcaaataccaagcaagcccaagcaatgcttgaacttggcaaccggaaccggtttagtcaacatatctgctgggttatctgccgtacccactttcttcacctcaacttgcttctgtgagatgatatctcGAACGAAGCGATGCATGACatcaatatgcttggtcctctcatgatatattaaatttttagtcaaatgtatagcactctgcgaatcacaaaatactgaactcacaccatgtgcaagaccaagctcacaaagcaaacctctcatccacaatgcctccttcacagcttcagcaatggccatatactccgcttctgttgtagacagcgcgactgtagcctgtaaagtagctttccaactaatggcacttccaaacagagtaaaaacataacctgtcagagacctcctcttatcgtggtcaccggcaaccggaaccggtttagtcaacatatctgctgggttatctgccgtacccactttcttcacctcaacttgcttctgtgagatgatatctcGAACGAAGCGATACCTGACatcaatatgcttggtcctctcatgatacattagatttttagtcaaatgtatagcactctgcgaatcacaaaatactaaactcacaccctgtgcaagaccaagctcacaaagcaaacctctgatccacaatgcctccttcacagcttcagcaatggccatatactccgcttctgttgtagacaacgcgactgtagcctgtaaagtagcttttcaactaatggcacttccggacagagtaaaaacataacctgtcagagacctcctcttatcgtggtcaccggcaaaatccgaatcaacataaccaacaacATGATTACCAGAATTGGCAaccccaaacaatagaccaacacctgcagttccgcacaaataccatagtatccatttcacagcctcccaatgtgcctttcctggacgccccatataacgactaacgacactaactgcatatggaatatcaggacgagtacataccatggcgtacataaggctcccaactgcgcacgaatatggaacctgagacatatacttctcctcatcctccgactgtggtgacaactccgCTAAAAGTCGAAaatgtgctgccaaaggggtactgactggcttcgagttctacatggcaaagcgctcaagtactttaagaacataagacttctgattcaaaaataatttgccagctacttgatctctgcaaatctccatactcaaaatacgttttgccgcacccaaatctttcatctcaaattcaccacataactgttgtttcaacctgttgatttctgacacactcctggcagcaataagcatatcatcaacatacaacagtagataaacaaatgaaccatctggaagttttcgaaaatacacacaactatcatactcacttcttgaatatggctggcttatcataaaagtatcaaaccgcttataccactgcctaggggattgcttgaggccatacaaagatttacgaagtaaacaaacgtgatcctccttaccagaaacaacaaatccctcaggctgacgcatataaatccgTTCCTCAAGTTCGCCGTGCAAAAatgcagttttgacatcaagttgctctaactcaagatcataacatgcaacaatagcaaataaagtgcgaatggaactatattttacaactggtgaaagtacctcattgtagtcaacaccctccttctggttgtatcctttcgccactagccgagctttgaaccgagcgtcttctacctctggaatacctggtttgcgcttgaagacccacttgcatccaacaatcctcttccctttcagcggttctactaactcccatgtctgattcttctgaagagactcaatctcttcattcatagcaacaagccactgtgcagactcagcgctCAAAACAGTttccgtatagcttgaaggctcctcatactcaactgttttagcaactgataaagcataggccaccatttcagaataagccgaatacctttcaggaggccgaatctccctccttggcctatctttagcaatagtgcgtgatTGCTCAACTAacgcatcaacctctgtgtctgaactcttgaactcctcttcaattggttgttcaatgtgcttcttccctgagtcggaagattcactcaaaaactccacctgctttcgAACACTTTGTtcttgaactgtatcatcaacctgcttagaccccttaatcagataattttcatcaaaagtcacatccctactgatcaaaaacttcaaatcatcagagcaccataacctgtaccctttgacacctgctgcataacccaagaaaatacacttcttggcccgtggctccagtttaccttcattcacacgagcgtaagctggacacccaaaaacacgcaacacagaataatcagccggatgacctgaccatacctcaaacggagtcttacactcaatagtagtcgacggagacctgttcaccaaatagcatgttgtggaaacagcttcagcccaaaattctttgcccaatccgggattggacaacatacaacgtgccttctccaaaagagtcctgttcattcgttcagccacaccattttgctgaggggtttttctcactgtgtgatgccttaCAATGCCCTCATTactgcaaaatctatcaaactcgccaagacaaaactccataccattatcagttctcaaacgttttattttcttatcagtctgattctcaatcaaagttttaaactgtttgaatgtattaaaagcgtcactcttatgtttcaacatatacacccaaactttacgagagaaatcatcgataatactcataaaatatcgaaaaccacctttagaagttacctctgcgggaccccaaagatccgagtgaaaataatccaccgtgcctttggtgcgatgaacagctgtactgaattttaccctgcactgcttgccgtaaacACAATGCTTACagaaatccagcttctcaaATTTCTGGCCACACAgtaaaccctgtttgctcaaaactgtcatccccctctcgctcatatgcccaaggcgcatatgccacagtcgagtcaagtctgaatctgaaaccttggatgaagcaactgttgctgcagcacctaaaactgtattgccctggagtgtatagaggttaccacgcttctgaccctttatcagcactaatgcaccccttgagactttcaaaactccaccttcaccgaggaatttgcaaccatgagaatcaagagcacccagggatataagatttttcttcaaatccggaacttgtcgaacctcagataaagtcctaacaataccgtcatgcattctaagctgaatcgttcctgaaccaacagtcttacaggccatgttgttgcccatcaaaactgtaccaccattgaccgcctcataagtagaaaaccactctctatgcggacacatatggtatgaacatccagaatctagaacccactcggtattaaAGCGagacagtcacttttccagtgcccgggtttcttgcaataattacactttccctttttcttacctgatgatctggatcttcccctattactcgactccaccctttctgttgttcttcccctaacaaacaaaccatcCGCATGtgcctcacctgacacttttttcctcaattctttcgaatataggctggccttaacatcctccatagatatcgtgtctttgccatacaatagggttgtaacaaagtgctcatacgaaagtggtaaagaacatagcaaaattagggcttcgtcctcatcctcaattttactatcaatatttttcagatccataataatacgattgaactcgtctaaatgatccttaacaggtataccttctcgcatacgaaacgtataaagacgttgtttgaaatataacctgttggtgagcgacttcgtcatatatatgccttccaacttcagccaaattcctgccgctgaagtttcttcttccacctcgcgaagaacgtcatctgccagactcaactgaatagaactcagagctttggcatccgtatcatcccaatcttcctctttgattccagaactagtcttgcctaacaaaaccttgtgcaatccttgttgggttaacagagccttcatctttactctccaaagactgaaactgctgctctgcccatcaaacttcgcaatctcgaatttagctgccatagccacaatcggaaatgaaaccctagtttttgcaacctaaggctctgataccagtttgttgtaatgaacgctatgaatgcaagctaataacgagaaattgaaaactaaacaagaaatcacaaagacacaagatatacgtggttccccaagatgggtacgtccacgggcgaggagagagaggattcactaaccaacgtgaagaagagatacaaagagccggctataatccgtaactctagaaaggccacaatatgaaagcccaaaagataattcctataagtcccccaaaagccctatttataataggctacaaaaataggaacaacataattaaccaatgtgggactaaagaattcAAGGCATTCCTAACAGTTCGATTGACCGAAAGGAATACTCGATATTTCTAGAAAAGGTGTGGCAGTTCAGAGCATGTGATTTCCCGAATTGTGAGGCAGCCGTGCTACATATCCCGACCGGATCCCGACGGCAcgctgggcccactccggctGATCGGAACCGACcaaaaattctacaaaaaaaatcgAATGGGCCCGCTtaggaatcaacgtcatccgatgtgtgtaggtggctGATCCaaacatttcattttttttgtataaatctTCGGTCGGGATCCTTAGACTTTCTGATTGTGAGGGATGTAATGGCTTATGTTAGCACTGGGAGGAATATTGGGAAATCAAAGGCAAATAGACTCCTCTCTTCCAAATGGTCTATTAGctgcaaagttttttttttatcgtgaTTTTTTAAGGAGAGCAAGAGGATAATTCCACATACCAACTCACCAAGACAATTGCTGATTATGAAGAGGCATAATAGACCCtttaaaacacacacacaaataccCAAACTCCCAAATATGAGAGCCAGCCCAAACTCCTGTCGTGGTGCCACTCTTTAGTGGCGAGACTCTTAGACCTGCATCAGTTTTTATCGTCATTGATAGTCCTGTCTCTTTGGGTAGTTTGAGCCACGTGTTCTTTGTTTGCCTGCTCTTAGGCTGGTGTTGTTTGTGTTTCCTTTACTCTGGGCCAGGGGGCGGAGGCACATGGATACAAGGGAGGGCGGCGGACCCCACTAGCTGCCAAATTTCTCTTGGAATAGGTATAATTTTTACCctatttttactaatttgacccCAAATTTTCATAGGAATATGTATAATTTAGCTATTTTGACTCcacaaaaaatctctaaattgcCCCAACTTGTTTTAAGTACATAGAAATCCCAAGCATTCTCTTCTTTTCGAGAGTTGATAGTGCTAGAAATGAAACTATCatgtattatttttcaaatataacaagtcttttggggccaattatgaggcaaaaatgaattattagtgcatatcgatcttataattaaccttttaattttgttatttttgaacttgtgcgtagaaaaaatatattgcatatGAATTTAATTTGACCCTACTAATCAAAATTCCTGGCTCCGCTCCTGCTCTGGGGCCCTTGCACCTGTAATTGGTTTGGTCCAATATAATCATAAATTACCCCCAAAAGAAATCACGCTTAATCACTTAAACATCGGTTAACTAACCCATTTCGTGACACCATGAATATTTAAAAGAGAGCACATGGAGGAGCCTCGTTCAAGCTTCAAATGATGAGATTGATCCCTTAGAAAATTAATTGACGTGCGAGTAAATTGGCTAGGATACCCTACAAcattaaagggaaaaaaaaaaatccaatcaaGGTGCTCAACTTGATTTCTCCATGTGCGCGCGCCCACAAGCGTGTGTTCTGGTGTACCAACACCACCTTCTACTTCACTATAAAAATGTCATTACCGTTACTGAAGCTCCCAACACTCTCTTCCCCCTTCAATACCCGCAGtaatgaaaacaacaaaaaaacagaacCAAGAAACAGGATCTACTACCAGAACCAAACCCATGAAGCCACCTCATCTCGAATTCCCAATCGGATCCCCATCTCAAATCCAAAAACTCATATCTTCCCAATCAGACCAACTCCTCGCACACGAAATCTTCCACTTACCTGCCTCTCGCCACCCAAATTCTGCTACTCCCCTTCCACCTTCCACTCCCTCTCATCCTCAAACTCGGCTGCTCCCACCACTTGTCTCGCATGCAAAACCTCCTTTCTCGTCTCAACTCCCACGTCCACCCCATCATCGCTTCCCTCTTCCCCCTCATCCTCAAagcattttgtttttctgtttcgATCACAAGGTAAAAAGACTTGTTATGCCAGGCATAACTTAAACTCCTCTTTAACTTCTTTAACTTAACTGCGGCCACTTCTGTGGTGATGAATACTGGGGAAAGGTAAGGGAAGCAACTTCAGGAACCATGTTTTCAAAACTAGTTTATTATACTAGTAACAAACAGAGACAGAGGCGACTTGCTTAgtccttttatttttctaactCCACCAGATAATTACACAGAAAGAAACTAGCAAATCCCATCACTAATCAAACAGCAAACCGAAAAGGGCTGGTAATACTCTCTCTATCTAGATGAGATGCTCTAATTTTGCACTGGAGAGGACATATCAGCTCGGCCTCCCGCCATCCTCTCAGCCTTTTCTCCCCGCTCACCTGAAAAATGCAATGTTGATAATGGCTCCAAGATTTACAAATAAGAGTAGACACATTCCTAAAAATAAGTGAATCAGAACACGCAGATTTTACAAAAAGAGTaaaccgaaaaagaaaaagggtaagTGCAATAACTCACCAGTGCGAACTCTTATTACATCTGAGACTGGCACCACTGCAGAAGTATGTAAACCACATTAAATATTTATCAAAGTTTTAAGGCATGGTATACTACTTTGCACTGGTTTCCCGAATTCAAGTCCCACAAGAAAACAGCCTCACTACAGAATTTGGTGTATGGATTACATATTTGTCCTTTTATTGTGATGTGAGATGACTCCAAGTAGACTACCTCTACCAGCGAAGTAACCTTAGATAACATTACTTAGTTCAACTACAAGTTTCCTTTTTAAGTTATTACATCTAAATGGTTTTTGAGTGGATGAAACCACAACTGTAGGGAAAAGAAATGTCTCAGATGGAATTACTTAAGATAGCACCATGTTCATAAGTAGGTGACCAAAATGAATTGACTTCAAAAGAGACATCCCCGGATCCCCCAATCAAAACCCAGGATAAAGCCGCATCCCCCTTCTTAATTTTCCAAGAATACACATCCACTCTTCGTGGACAGAAATTTGGATCACCATGCCTATAAGCTAGAAACATCAATTAGGGTTTGATGTTTTATGATCACCTCCTCCAATTCCACATTAGCTTCACCGATAACCAGCAAAAAGAAGTGGTGTTTGAACTTTCTTTCATATACATGTGTGATAAATCCACCAGTGTACAAAGCCAAATAGTGCCAACAACAAAAGACGTTGTCAGGTGCTGATCAAATGAATATACAAATAGTGGTTGACCATATGCTTCAGAGTTCTGTCCTTCGAACAGATAACGAAGACTTACGCAGCCTAGACACCACTTCAAAAAGGTACATGTTTATCTGAAGATTAATAGACCATAACGATAAATGCAGAACCCCTTGTAAAACCACCAACGCATCTCtaccagaaaaaagaaattaccataccaaaaaaataagttcaaaagCAGTAATTTACTATTCCAATTTcttttgttctattttgttACTGTATCTTCTCCACAGCCTTCTTGTTGAGAAAATATGCATGCATTACATGTAGTCGTAAATCATGGATTGCATTCTAAAgatagtgaaataagaaatcaAAAGACTTCAAAATTGAgtaataaaattattaaaagatgtaaaagaAAGAAGCCtcaaatctcacaaaaaatttTGCCATCTCCGATCTCTCCTGTTCTTGTCACTTCAATGATCTTGTCTATTACAGCTTCAACCTAAGACAATATGAAGAGATGCTTTAAAACAGGTGATAACTCATATAAATAGCCTGAGTTCAGAGTTTTATCATATAGTTCTCAAAACAACTTCAGAAAGATCTCTTAGGGCCTTCATAGTTTTTGTACCTGCTCCTTGCTCACCACAATCTCCAATTTAACTTTAGCTAAGAACTTGTCTTCAGAAAATTCGGAGCCTGttgaaaatgaagagaaaaaaagggaaaccATGTTAACCAAACTGTATCACCGGTACTTGTTCTACATGACTTTCAGAGCTACCCCAAAAAGGAAAAGTAAACTTcacattttaaatttaaataatgaaccaaaaaagaaaaaaaaaaacttctaaatCTGCGTTCTGGAAGTAGTTGTAATGAAAATGGCTTTGCAAAGGGGAATGACAGGAGAAGAATTTATGTGAACTCAGAAACCTTCGGGGCCTCAATGAGACAATCACGTACCCGCCTGCCTTTCTGTCAAACCCCCTTGGGCACCAAAGCCTCTAACATCAGATACTGTAACACCGCGAATTCCCATTTTCAGCAGGGCCTGCATATTTTACAAATGATACACGTCAGAAACAACACGTGTCAGTGGCTTTGACATAAATCTTTTGTCCTAAGCATCTTGTTCTGTCTCCCATAGTCCCACTTTCCTTTTGTGCAAATTGATAGATAGGAGTCAATGTAGACCTTGATTACTCAAGAAGAAAACATGGCCAAGTGGAAAAAGACATTAAAAAATGACGTGTATGTTTTGGTCAAGTTCATGAACTTTATTGTCACTCTCAAGTGGCAAGATCTCACATTGAACCAATAACCTATCGGATTGATATACAAGCATCGTTAAAAGACCAAATGCCAACAAATGCAAGCCACAAGACAAAAGCACGACCTCATAACTTGGAATCGCTAGATCTCTGGTTGCAATATCATGGATTGCAATAATAGCAGAGGCACTGACATCCTTATCATAGAGTTT contains the following coding sequences:
- the LOC131305366 gene encoding nitrogen regulatory protein P-II homolog, with protein sequence MASSYSSILKPGGGTLNRLYSQLKGFQLVGGSTSIPPSTCPKLRQYSQSLSLLNLTLKPTRNASLLPIIKAQGSPDYFPDANFYKVEAILRPWRIPQVSSALLKMGIRGVTVSDVRGFGAQGGLTERQAGSEFSEDKFLAKVKLEIVVSKEQVEAVIDKIIEVTRTGEIGDGKIFLVPVSDVIRVRTGERGEKAERMAGGRADMSSPVQN